Proteins encoded together in one Argiope bruennichi chromosome 1, qqArgBrue1.1, whole genome shotgun sequence window:
- the LOC129966354 gene encoding protein TFG-like isoform X1: MAVNSYGGGGTEEGVYAQLDLSGKLIIKAQLGDDIRRIPIHNEDITYDELVLMMQRVFRGKLNADDEVLIKYRDEDGDLISIFDSSDLSFAIQCSRILKLTIFVNGHPEPLQSDEVKHIRTELQKIRNQVNQLIDQLEPRAPLPGSRVENEKGIANAQANNTPNAAAPKEFDPLSTKEGGGEGRNKVATSFGLQEEQQDSNVSVSENNNGRGGSPDSISSLGSSASQKQPQQMQQGVPPPTSMYQTQPHQVYVSSQNNPGVPSHHYFPGSGGPGPHQQQQQPQSPASSVGSGFAPPPPSGYGSTQPGPGYGSYQQNPQMQQAQYGQPQPSQGQQQQMPQQVRGSPFTGPPTSGPSQGQTGAPSPFQGGPPTSQAFQGQMQYPAGYSPGPATGPVPSGPGPANPYSRGSTTSYARPTLNYQAGY, from the exons ATGGCTGTAAATTCTTACGGCGGTGGAGGAACTGAAGAAGGAGTTTATGCCCAATTGGATTTGAGTGGCAAACTTATTATTAAAGCCCAGTTAGGTGATGACATTAGGAGAATTCCAATTCATAATGAAGACATTACTTATGATGAACTTGTTCTTATGATGCAGAGGGTTTTTAGAGGGAAGTTAAATGCTGATGATGAAGTTCTCATTAAGTATCGTGATGAAG atggtGATTTAATATCTATCTTTGACAGCTCAGATTTATCATTTGCAATTCAATGCAGTAGAATTCTTAAACTGACAatctttg TAAATGGACATCCTGAGCCTTTGCAGTCTGATGAAGTGAAACATATAAGAACTGAACTGCAGAAAATTAGGAATCAAGTTAACCAATTAATTGACCAGTTAGAACCTAGAGCACCTTTGCCTGGCAGTCgagttgaaaatgaaaaag gtaTTGCTAATGCTCAAGCTAATAATACTCCCAATGCTGCAGCTCCTAAGGAGTTTGATCCTTTATCTACTAAAGAGGGTGGTGGTGAAGGGCGAAATAAAGTGGCAACATCATTTGGATTGCAAGAAg AACAACAGGATTCGAATGTCTCTGTATCAGAAAACAATA ATGGTCGAGGAGGTTCACCAGATAGTATCTCCAGTTTAGGTTCTTCCGCCAGTCAGAAACAACCACAACAGATGCAGCAGGGAGTACCTCCCCCAACTAGCATGTATCAGACTCAGCCTCATCAAGTTTACGTCTCGTCTCAAAATAATCCTGGAGTACCATCACATCATTACTTCCCTGGGTCTGGAGGTCCTg GCCCCCACCAACAGCAGCAGCAACCACAGTCACCTGCTTCAAGTGTGGGCAGCGGTTTTGCTCCTCCTCCACCTTCTGGATATGGCTCAACCCAGCCTGGTCCAGGCTATGGCAGCTATCAACAAAATCCACAGATGCAGCAGGCTCAGTATGGTCAACCACAGCCCTCTCAAGGTCAGCAGCAACAAATGCCCCAGCAAGT tcGTGGCAGTCCATTCACTGGTCCACCAACAAGTGGTCCCAGTCAGGGTCAAACTGGAGCACCCTCTCCTTTCCAGGGAGGTCCTCCCACATCACAAGCTTTCCAAGGTCAAATGCAATATCCTGCTGGGTATTCTCCTGGTCCTGCAACTGGACCTGTACCAAGTGGTCCCGGTCCTGCTAATCCTTACTCCAGAGGCTCTACAACTTCTTATGCTCGTCCTACCTTGAACTACCAAGCAGGATATTAA
- the LOC129966354 gene encoding protein TFG-like isoform X2, with protein sequence MAVNSYGGGGTEEGVYAQLDLSGKLIIKAQLGDDIRRIPIHNEDITYDELVLMMQRVFRGKLNADDEVLIKYRDEDGDLISIFDSSDLSFAIQCSRILKLTIFVNGHPEPLQSDEVKHIRTELQKIRNQVNQLIDQLEPRAPLPGSRVENEKGIANAQANNTPNAAAPKEFDPLSTKEGGGEGRNKVATSFGLQEDGRGGSPDSISSLGSSASQKQPQQMQQGVPPPTSMYQTQPHQVYVSSQNNPGVPSHHYFPGSGGPGPHQQQQQPQSPASSVGSGFAPPPPSGYGSTQPGPGYGSYQQNPQMQQAQYGQPQPSQGQQQQMPQQVRGSPFTGPPTSGPSQGQTGAPSPFQGGPPTSQAFQGQMQYPAGYSPGPATGPVPSGPGPANPYSRGSTTSYARPTLNYQAGY encoded by the exons ATGGCTGTAAATTCTTACGGCGGTGGAGGAACTGAAGAAGGAGTTTATGCCCAATTGGATTTGAGTGGCAAACTTATTATTAAAGCCCAGTTAGGTGATGACATTAGGAGAATTCCAATTCATAATGAAGACATTACTTATGATGAACTTGTTCTTATGATGCAGAGGGTTTTTAGAGGGAAGTTAAATGCTGATGATGAAGTTCTCATTAAGTATCGTGATGAAG atggtGATTTAATATCTATCTTTGACAGCTCAGATTTATCATTTGCAATTCAATGCAGTAGAATTCTTAAACTGACAatctttg TAAATGGACATCCTGAGCCTTTGCAGTCTGATGAAGTGAAACATATAAGAACTGAACTGCAGAAAATTAGGAATCAAGTTAACCAATTAATTGACCAGTTAGAACCTAGAGCACCTTTGCCTGGCAGTCgagttgaaaatgaaaaag gtaTTGCTAATGCTCAAGCTAATAATACTCCCAATGCTGCAGCTCCTAAGGAGTTTGATCCTTTATCTACTAAAGAGGGTGGTGGTGAAGGGCGAAATAAAGTGGCAACATCATTTGGATTGCAAGAAg ATGGTCGAGGAGGTTCACCAGATAGTATCTCCAGTTTAGGTTCTTCCGCCAGTCAGAAACAACCACAACAGATGCAGCAGGGAGTACCTCCCCCAACTAGCATGTATCAGACTCAGCCTCATCAAGTTTACGTCTCGTCTCAAAATAATCCTGGAGTACCATCACATCATTACTTCCCTGGGTCTGGAGGTCCTg GCCCCCACCAACAGCAGCAGCAACCACAGTCACCTGCTTCAAGTGTGGGCAGCGGTTTTGCTCCTCCTCCACCTTCTGGATATGGCTCAACCCAGCCTGGTCCAGGCTATGGCAGCTATCAACAAAATCCACAGATGCAGCAGGCTCAGTATGGTCAACCACAGCCCTCTCAAGGTCAGCAGCAACAAATGCCCCAGCAAGT tcGTGGCAGTCCATTCACTGGTCCACCAACAAGTGGTCCCAGTCAGGGTCAAACTGGAGCACCCTCTCCTTTCCAGGGAGGTCCTCCCACATCACAAGCTTTCCAAGGTCAAATGCAATATCCTGCTGGGTATTCTCCTGGTCCTGCAACTGGACCTGTACCAAGTGGTCCCGGTCCTGCTAATCCTTACTCCAGAGGCTCTACAACTTCTTATGCTCGTCCTACCTTGAACTACCAAGCAGGATATTAA